The DNA sequence TGCCAAATCATtgttggggtaatttgttaaATAGCCATCTCTATCGGACCTTAGTTCCAGCTCTAATCTTGGGAGATGTATTTGCTaagtttgtttcttctcttcaGCTATACTGTCTGCCTTATGCACGTGATGAGGAGACAAGTAAACTTAAATTTATCTATAAAAAGCCTGCTTATTTGCCATTGATACTTGCATTATTGCTTATGCTTTGGCTTTTGCTATGTTTTGGAACTTGGAGGTTTTTACCTTATTTGGTTTTGCCCCTATCTGTTGCTTCTGCGTTGATTTATTATATTCGGACAAAGATTGGAGGCTATACGGGGGACACCTGTGGAGCAGTCTTTATGCTGACAGAGCTTAGTTATTATTTTGCGTTATTTCTGTACTTAATTTCTAATAGCTATCTGTGGTAGGAGTACAGGGTATTGATTTAGACGTATAGCAATATCTAAAGTCAATATCTTTGgatattaaaaagatttttatgaTATTTGTATAGGAATCTGCAAAAGCCCTGAAAAAGAGGGCTTGTAGTAGGCGAAGAAATCGTAATTAAACTAAATTATAagataaatcaaaatgaagaaaagccCATTGCAAATAGCTCGTGGCAAGTATGCCCCTAAGCTACCTAAAGCATTACAAGCTGAAGTAAAGGTTGTCCTTGGCGAAAAGACTGAAAGCGTTCGTGATCAAGAAGCAATCAAGGAATTATTCCCTAACACTTATGGTCTTCCTAAGCTTACTTTTGAAGTAAACGAAGGAGTAAAGGAGGAGCAAAAGCCAATCAACGTTGGTGTTATCCTCTCTGGTGGTCAAGCTCCTGGTGGACACAACGTAATCGCTGGTATCTTTGACGGAGTAAAGAAGATCCACAAAGATGGTAAGCTTTATGGTTTCCTTATGGGACCTGACGGCTTGGTTAAGCACAACTACATTGAGCTAACAGACGAGATTATAGATGAATACCGCAACACTGGTGGTTTTGATATTATCGGTTCTGGTCGTACTAAACTTGAAGAAACAGAGCAATATGACAAGGGGCTTGAAATCATCAAAAAGCTAGCTATTGATGCACTTGTAATCATTGGTGGTGATGACTCTAACACTAATGCTGCTGTACTTGCTGAGTACTACAAGTCTATCAATGCACCTGTTCAGGTAATCGGCTGTCCTAAGACTATTGATGGCGACCTTAAGAACGAGCAAATTGAGACTTCATTCGGTTTTGATACAGCTACTAAGGTTTATAGTGAAGTAATCGGTAACATTCAACGTGACTGTAACTCAGCTCGTAAGTACTGGCACTTCATCAAGCTAATGGGTCGCTCAGCTTCTCATATCGCTCTTGAATGTGCTTTGCAGGTTCAGCCAAATATCGCTATCGTGTCTGAAGAAGTAGAGGCTAAGAATATGTCTCTTGATGATGTAGTTACTTACATCGCTGAGATCGTTGCTAAGCGTGCAGCTAAGGGCGAAAACTTCGGTACAGTGCTTATCCCTGAAGGACTTATTGAGTTCGTTCCTGCTATGAAGGCTCTTATCGCTGAACTTAACGACTTCTTAGCTCATAATGAAGAAGAGTTCAAGGCAGTTCCAAGCAATGAACAACGTGAATATATCATCTCTAAGCTAAGTGCAGACAACTCTAAGCTTTACGCAAGCTTACCAGCAACTGTAGCTCGTCAGCTTTC is a window from the Globicephala melas unplaced genomic scaffold, mGloMel1.2 SCAFFOLD_1088, whole genome shotgun sequence genome containing:
- the LOC132595976 gene encoding pyrophosphate--fructose 6-phosphate 1-phosphotransferase-like, whose product is MKKSPLQIARGKYAPKLPKALQAEVKVVLGEKTESVRDQEAIKELFPNTYGLPKLTFEVNEGVKEEQKPINVGVILSGGQAPGGHNVIAGIFDGVKKIHKDGKLYGFLMGPDGLVKHNYIELTDEIIDEYRNTGGFDIIGSGRTKLEETEQYDKGLEIIKKLAIDALVIIGGDDSNTNAAVLAEYYKSINAPVQVIGCPKTIDGDLKNEQIETSFGFDTATKVYSEVIGNIQRDCNSARKYWHFIKLMGRSASHIALECALQVQPNIAIVSEEVEAKNMSLDDVVTYIAEIVAKRAAKGENFGTVLIPEGLIEFVPAMKALIAELNDFLAHNEEEFKAVPSNEQREYIISKLSADNSKLYASLPATVARQLSLDRDPHGNVQVSLIETEKLLGEMVGTKLAQWKEEGKYVGKFSPLSHFFGYEGRCATPSNFDADYCYALGRTAACLISAGVTGYMSSVQNLTAPAEEWIAGGIPTTMMMNMERRHGEMKPVIQKALVELDGKPFQYFASKRQEWAENTCYIYPGPIQYFGTPELCDQPSETLKLEQSK